From a region of the Mercurialis annua linkage group LG1-X, ddMerAnnu1.2, whole genome shotgun sequence genome:
- the LOC126664969 gene encoding GATA transcription factor 5-like, giving the protein MDFCRNVSVSGDQVHAISPLDDLFSSQNTEVDVSLEWLSVFVEDCLSSSGNCLLPPPITNTTQKTIQEHIKPKENQTPSSSMDKLFAIPGKARRSKRRRVFKNTLNTTKKSRLSSWSNSHNQTFYFPSSDPPMLHQAYWLADSELIMPKKEEEKGKMNSSSSSITSKDEEISSECNDGEVSIVGNNNSRRCSHCLSQRTPQWRAGPMGPKTLCNACGVRYKSGRLLPEYRPAKSPTFVTYLHSNSHKKVMEMRMASP; this is encoded by the exons ATGGATTTTTGCCGGAATGTGTCAGTTTCCGGTGACCAAGTTCATGCTATTAGTCCTCTCGATGACCTTTTCTCTTCCCAGAATACG GAAGTTGATGTAAGTTTGGAATGGCTATCAGTATTTGTCGAAGACTGTTTATCAAGCTCAGGAAACTGTCTTCTTCCACCACCAATTACAAATACAACACAAAAAACCATTCAAGAACATATCAAACCCAAAGAAAATCAAACCCCATCTTCTTCCATGGACAAATTATTTGCAATCCCAGGCAAAGCAAGGAGAAGCAAAAGAAGAAGAGTATTCAAAAACACACTCAACACCACTAAAAAAAGCCGTTTATCAAGTTGGTCAAATAGCCATAACCAAACCTTTTATTTTCCAAGTTCAGACCCTCCAATGCTTCATCAAGCATATTGGTTAGCAGACAGTGAACTGATTATGcccaaaaaagaagaagaaaaaggcaAGATGAACAGCTCAAGTTCCAGCATCACCAGCAAAGATGAAGAAATTAGTAGTGAATGTAATGATGGGGAGGTTTCAATAGTGGGGAATAATAATAGCAGAAGGTGTAGCCATTGTTTGTCACAGAGGACACCACAGTGGAGAGCAGGGCCAATGGGACCAAAGACACTGTGTAATGCATGTGGAGTGAGGTACAAGTCAGGCAGATTGTTGCCAGAGTATAGACCAGCTAAAAGTCCTACTTTTGTCACCTATCTGCACTCTAATTCTCACAAGAAAGTTATGGAAATGAGAATGGCTTCTCCTTGA